The uncultured Bacteroides sp. DNA segment TTGATTACAAACCTCAGTATCCTTTTGCTTATGGACTATCATATACTCAATTCTCTTATGAGAATATTCAAGTAAAGAAGTCAGAGAAAGAAGTGACAGTGAGTATGACCATTAAGAATGTGGGTAAATATGATGGAAGTGAATTAGCACAGGTTTATTTGCAAAAGTTGTGGGGCGAATCGACTTCACCGGTGAAAGAACTTAAAGGTTTTGAACAGGTCTTTCTGAAAAAGGGAGAAAGTCGTCTGGTAATTATTCACATACCGTATGAACAGTTAGCCTACTATGGTCAGCATGGCTGGGAATCGGGTAGTGGAGATTACAAGATATATGTGGGACGGAACTCTTCCGATGTAATTTATAACGTTTCTGTTCAATTGGAAGAGTAACAAAATGCAATAATATGAAAAGAATAAATGTGTTTTTATTGATATGTTACGTTTCAGGGCAACTTTTTGCACAGCGAACACCGACTGTTTTGCCGCAATTGGGTAAGAATAAAATAGAAGAAGTGGTTGCTGCTATGTCACTGGAAGAAAAAATAGAGTTGGTCATGGGGTTGGGAGACGCTACCTGGACAAATCCGCCCGAAGGAAATAAAACAGTAATTGTAAACGGAATTGCAGGCCGAACATGGGATATACCGCGTTTGGGAATTCCTCCGACTGTTATGGCCGACGGCCCTGCAGGGCTTCGTATTGATCCTTTGCTTCAGGACGCTTCTTTACCACGTTACTGTACGGCATTTCCTGCTGCCACTAGCCTGGCTTCCACTTGGAACACTATGCTGGTGGAGAAGGTAGGCAAGGCGATGGGAAATGAGGTGCTTGAATATGGGTGTGATGTATTACTCTCGCCTGCTATGAACATTCAGCGAAATCCACTGGCCGGAAGAAATTTTGAGTATTATTCCGAAGATCCGTATATCAGCGGCAAGATGGGAGCCTCAATGGTACGGGGACTGCAATCGAACGGTATAGGGGCGTCGGTGAAACACTTTGTAGCTAATAATCAAGAGACAAATCGTAAATCAATTAATGAGATAATCAGCCAACGAGCTCTGCGCGAAATCTACTTACGAGGTTTTGAAATCACTATTAAAGAATCAGAACCGTGGACGGTGATGTCTTCTTATAACAGAGTCAATGGTTTTCATACGGCAGAGAATCGTGAACTTCTAACGACCATTCTACGAGATGAATGGGGGTACAAAGGGCTTGTGACTACCGATTGGTGGAGCGGAACTGACGCGACTTCTCAGATGTATGCCGGTAATGATTTGTTGATGCCAGGATGTTATCAAAGGGAAGAATTGATGCAGGCTGTTGCAGATCGTCGTCTGGATGAAAAGACGTTGAACAGAAACGTAACCCGTATTTTGGAGTACATTATGAAAACGCCCCGTTACAAGGGTTATCGCTTTTCTAATCGTCCGGATTTGGCTGCCCATGCTTTGGTGGCACAACAGGCTGCTGAAGAAGGGATGGTTCTACTTAAAAATGATAACCATTCATTACCACTCTCTAAAAATAGACGCGTTGCCTTATTTGGAAAAACCTCCTATAACTTTATAGCTGGAGGGACAGGTAGTGGTGAAGTGAATTATGAACATGCTGTGTCGCTTCAGGAAGGTTTGGAAAATAACGGCTTCAGTATCGTAAAACCGCTTGAAAAATTCTATGTTCATTTCATTGATTCAGTGAGAAATAGGGAGACAAAGGATAAAAAACACGTGCTCGATTTTATGGATGAAGTAGCTCTTTCAAAAGATGAGATTAGAGAACAGGTTGCGAAAAGTGATTTGGCTATTATAACCATCGGACGTAGTGCGGGCGAAGGATGGGACAGAAAGGAGCAGGATTATTTTTTACTTTCGGCAATAGAAAGAAAAATGATTAAGGAGATTTCCGAAGTTTATCATAAAGCCGGTAAAAAGGTAATTGTTGTTTTGAATATTGGTGGAGTGATGGAAACAGCAAGTTGGAAAGAGTATCCGGATGCCATACTTCTGGCTTGGCAAAGCGGACAGCAGGGTGGGGCAGCATTGGCTGATATTCTAAAGGGTACAGTCAATCCTTCGGGCAAGCTACCGGTAACTTTTCCTCTTCACTACAGTGATGTTCCTTCTGCTACTACATTTCCCGGAGAGCCACTCGATAATCCTATAAATTCTTTTTATAATGAAGGTATTTATGTGGGTTACCGTTATTATGATTCATTTAATGTGAAGCCTTCTTACGAATTTGGGTACGGACTTTCTTATACGGATTTTCAATATTCAAATATGAAATTGACTTTTGATGCATCTACATTGACGGTAAAGGCTGAAGTAACGATAAAAAATATAGGTAAGAGAGCTGGAAAAGAAATTGTTCAGGCTTATCTTAGCGCTCCATCCGATAAGATAGAGAAGCCTATGCAGGAACTAAAAGGTTTTGTTAAAACAAAATTATTGAAGTCCGGTGAGAGTGAAATGGTTGTGTTTGAACTTGATGCTCGCCTGCTTGCCTCTTATTGGAGTGGCATAAGCTCCTGGATAGCCGATGCCGGAATCTATCAACTCAGCTTGGGAAGTTCTTCCAGGGATATTCGTGCCCAGAGTCTATTTACACTTGGAGAGAGTAAATTGGTTGAAAAAACAAATTATGTGCTTCAACCCAATTATATGGTAAAAGAGTTTAGTATCAAAGATAAAAAGTTAGAAAAATGAAAAGGGTTATCAGATTTATATTAATCGGCTTTTTACTGTGTTGGGGGGCAAATTCTTTCGGGCAGGAGAACTATTACAAGTTGTACACCCACAATCCGTATGTCGAAGAGAATCAGTTTATTGAAACAAACCCCGATCTGTCTACTCCACCGGTATTCGAGACAATAAAGAGTAACTTACCTTCTCCCTCGTGGTCGGTACGTAAAGATGTGATTGCCGCTTATTGGAAAGCCTGGGAGATTGCTTTTTCAAATTTAAGGGCGGTTAATCCTGCCAGTGGCTTTACAGCTCCTTATATTGATGCAGCTTTTAACGGATGTGTGTTTATGTGGGATACCTCTTTTATGAGTATGTTCGGCAAGTACGGTACCCATGCCTTCAATTTCCAAGGCTCACTGGATAACTTCTATGCCAAACAAAAGCCGGATGGTTTCATTTGCCGGGAGATACGCAGCACGGACGGCAGCGATTGCTTTGAACGCTTTGAGGTTTCGAGCACCGGACCTAACATTATGCCTTGGTCGGAGTGGGAGTATTTTGAAAACTTCAACGACACCGTTCGCTTGAGAAAGGTATTTCCCCCCTTATTGGCTTATTATAAATGGTTTCAGATTAATCGTACATGGAAAGACGGAAGTTATTACTCCAGCGGCTGGGGATGCGGCATGGACAATCAGCCCCGCGTGCCCGAAGGATATGATGTGCAGTGGGGAAATGCCCATATGTCGTGGATAGATACTAACATGCAACAGATTATGTCCGCTAAGATTCTTATCAAAATGGCAAAAAAACTCCATCGGGAAAAGGATGTAGAGGCGCTGGAAAAGGAAGTAAATTCGCTGACCGATTTTGTGAATAGCAAAATGTGGAATGATAAGATTTCTTTTTATACGGATCTGTTTGAAGATAACACGTTGTCCTCTACCATGACTATCGGTTCGTATTGGTCGTTATTGGCGGATGTTGTGCCTCCTGCCAGATTAGAGAGATATCTGTCGCACCTGACAAATGCGAAAGAGTTTAACCGGGAACACAGGGTTCCTTCTTTATCGGCCAGCGATCTGCAGTATGATCCGAATGGGGGATACTGGAAAGGTGGTGTATGGGCTCCTACGGAATACATGGTGTTAAGAGGACTGACAGCCATCGATCGGGATAGTCTGGCCTATGAAATAGCCTATAACCACCTCAATAATGTGGTCGGGGTATTTAGCAAAACAGGAACTTTCTTTGAAAACTATGCTCCTGAGAAGGTACAGGGAAATGATAGGAAGAATTTTGTGGGATGGACCGGTCTGTCGCCCATTGCGGTTTTGATGGAATATGTATTCGGAATTCGTGCCGATGTTCCGAATAATCGGATTGTATGGGATGTTCGTTTAAAAGATGATTTTGGAGTGGATAATTACCCTTTCGGGAAAGAAGGTTGTGTTAGTTTGCACAGCAAAGCCCGAAAAGACAGCCGACAAAGGCCTAAGATAAAGGTCAATTCAAATGTGGACTTTACATTGGCTCTGAAATGGGATGGCGGACAGCAGGATATTGCAATAAAAGCGAGTGTGAAATAACTTTAATGGATGAAATAGCATATTTATAATGAAAGAATTTACTATACTTTTGGCTGCTTTATTGGGGCTGATTGCTTTTCCGAATAAGGAAACAGACTACCGGACTGTTCGTACACCTAGCGGTACTTGGAGTTTGGTTTGGGATGAGGAATTTAACTATTCCGGGTTACCTGATAGTACAAAATGGAACTATGATACAGAAGGGAATGCTCATGGCTGGGGAAACAACGAATGGCAATATTATACCCGAGAAAATTCTCAAAATGCTTGGGTGAGTAACGGAATATTGACTATCACTGCACTGAAGCAACAGATGGAAGGTAAAGCGTATACTTCTGCCAGACTGATAACAAAGGAGAAGGGGGATTGGCTGTACGGTCGATTCGAAATTCGTGCTAAATTACCTACAGGTAAAGGAACATGGCCGGCTATCTGGATGCTTCCTACAGATTGGGAATACGGTGGCTGGCCGGCAAGTGGTGAAATTGATATAATGGAGAATGTGGGATACGAACCTGACACGATTGTAGGGTCGGCACATACTCAAAAATATAATCACTCTATAGGGACGCAAAAGAATGCTCGTATAGCCTGTCCGGATGCATATAAACAATTTCATACGTACGCACTCGAATGGGAACCGGAGGAATATCGTTTGTATGTGGATAACAGGCATTATTTTACTTTT contains these protein-coding regions:
- a CDS encoding trehalase family glycosidase; the protein is MKRVIRFILIGFLLCWGANSFGQENYYKLYTHNPYVEENQFIETNPDLSTPPVFETIKSNLPSPSWSVRKDVIAAYWKAWEIAFSNLRAVNPASGFTAPYIDAAFNGCVFMWDTSFMSMFGKYGTHAFNFQGSLDNFYAKQKPDGFICREIRSTDGSDCFERFEVSSTGPNIMPWSEWEYFENFNDTVRLRKVFPPLLAYYKWFQINRTWKDGSYYSSGWGCGMDNQPRVPEGYDVQWGNAHMSWIDTNMQQIMSAKILIKMAKKLHREKDVEALEKEVNSLTDFVNSKMWNDKISFYTDLFEDNTLSSTMTIGSYWSLLADVVPPARLERYLSHLTNAKEFNREHRVPSLSASDLQYDPNGGYWKGGVWAPTEYMVLRGLTAIDRDSLAYEIAYNHLNNVVGVFSKTGTFFENYAPEKVQGNDRKNFVGWTGLSPIAVLMEYVFGIRADVPNNRIVWDVRLKDDFGVDNYPFGKEGCVSLHSKARKDSRQRPKIKVNSNVDFTLALKWDGGQQDIAIKASVK
- a CDS encoding glycoside hydrolase family 16 protein; the protein is MKEFTILLAALLGLIAFPNKETDYRTVRTPSGTWSLVWDEEFNYSGLPDSTKWNYDTEGNAHGWGNNEWQYYTRENSQNAWVSNGILTITALKQQMEGKAYTSARLITKEKGDWLYGRFEIRAKLPTGKGTWPAIWMLPTDWEYGGWPASGEIDIMENVGYEPDTIVGSAHTQKYNHSIGTQKNARIACPDAYKQFHTYALEWEPEEYRLYVDNRHYFTFRNEKTGSETWPFDKRFHLLINLAIGGDWGGIQGVDDTRFPHRFEIDYVRVYKKNK
- a CDS encoding glycoside hydrolase family 3 C-terminal domain-containing protein, which codes for MKRINVFLLICYVSGQLFAQRTPTVLPQLGKNKIEEVVAAMSLEEKIELVMGLGDATWTNPPEGNKTVIVNGIAGRTWDIPRLGIPPTVMADGPAGLRIDPLLQDASLPRYCTAFPAATSLASTWNTMLVEKVGKAMGNEVLEYGCDVLLSPAMNIQRNPLAGRNFEYYSEDPYISGKMGASMVRGLQSNGIGASVKHFVANNQETNRKSINEIISQRALREIYLRGFEITIKESEPWTVMSSYNRVNGFHTAENRELLTTILRDEWGYKGLVTTDWWSGTDATSQMYAGNDLLMPGCYQREELMQAVADRRLDEKTLNRNVTRILEYIMKTPRYKGYRFSNRPDLAAHALVAQQAAEEGMVLLKNDNHSLPLSKNRRVALFGKTSYNFIAGGTGSGEVNYEHAVSLQEGLENNGFSIVKPLEKFYVHFIDSVRNRETKDKKHVLDFMDEVALSKDEIREQVAKSDLAIITIGRSAGEGWDRKEQDYFLLSAIERKMIKEISEVYHKAGKKVIVVLNIGGVMETASWKEYPDAILLAWQSGQQGGAALADILKGTVNPSGKLPVTFPLHYSDVPSATTFPGEPLDNPINSFYNEGIYVGYRYYDSFNVKPSYEFGYGLSYTDFQYSNMKLTFDASTLTVKAEVTIKNIGKRAGKEIVQAYLSAPSDKIEKPMQELKGFVKTKLLKSGESEMVVFELDARLLASYWSGISSWIADAGIYQLSLGSSSRDIRAQSLFTLGESKLVEKTNYVLQPNYMVKEFSIKDKKLEK